Within Streptomyces sp. SS1-1, the genomic segment GGCCCGTGCGGGGGAGGCCGTGCTGGTGGTGCCCGAGACGGAGACCGGGCGGCTCGTGGTCCTCGCCACCGACGGGGGAGCCGCCGTCACCGCGTGCGCCGAGTACGCGGCCGGACTGGAGGCGGCGCGCTCCGTACCGGACCAGCCGGGCGGCGACGCCGGTGAACTGGTCGTCGGGCTCTCCGCGCCCGCCGGGCCGATCGCCGCGGCCGCCGCCTACAAGCAGGCCGAGCAGGCGCTGTCGGTGGCCCGGCGGCGCGGACGGGTGTGCGTGGAGCACGAGCAGTTGGCGTCCGGTTCGGTGCTGCCGCTGCTCGCGGACGACGCGGTGCGCGCGTTCGCCGACGGGCTGCTGCGGGCCCTGCACGAGCACGACGCGACCGGCCGGGGCGACCTGGTGGCCTCGCTGCGGGCCTGGCTGTCCCGGCACGGCCAGTGGGACGCGGCCGCCGCCGACCTGGGCGTGCACCGGCACACCCTGCGCTACCGGATGCGGCGCGTCGAGGAGATCCTCGGGCGCTCGCTGGACGACGCGGACGTGCGCATGGAGCTGTGGCTCGCCCTGAAGGCGACCTCCACCGAGGAGTAGGCGCCCGACGAGGCACAGCGCGGGACCGGCCGGGCTGCGCCAATCCGTCGAAGCCCGGCACCCCACCAGTACACCCCGGCCAAACACCCGGACGCCCCGGCGCCCCTACCGTGGGTCTCGACAGACCAGGACACCCCCAACGCGGAAGGGCCGGGAACCCCAATGACTTCCACCCACGCCTTCTGGCTCGCCGGCCGCCAGGTCAGCGGCGAGGACAGCTTCGACGTCACCTCGCCGTGGGACGGCCGTGTCGTCGGCACGGTGAGCGTGCCCACGGACGCGCAGACCGAGGAGGCCGTGGCCGCCGCCTACGCCGTCCGCGACGAGTTCGCCGCCACCCCGGCCCATGTGCGCGCCGCCGCCCTCGACCACGTCAGCAAGCGGCTCGTGGAGCGCACGGCGGAGATCGCCCGGCTGATCTCCGCCGAGAACGGCAAGCCGATCAAGTGGGCCCGCGGCGAGGTCGGCCGTGCCGTGTCCGTGTTCCGCTTCGCGGCCGAGGAGGCCCGCCGGTTCAACGGCGGCGAGGCCCAGCGGCTCGACACCGACGCGGGCGGCCAGGGCCGGCTCGCCCTCACCCGGCGCTTCCCGAAGGGCGTCGTCCTCGGCATCGCGCCCTTCAACTTCCCGCTGAACCTGTGCGCCCACAAGATCGCCCCGGCCATCGCCGCCGGCGCCCCGATCATCCTCAAGCCGGCCCCGGCCACCCCGCTGTCCGGCCTGATCCTCGGTGAGCTGCTCGCCGAGACCGACCTCCCCGCGGGCTCCTGGAGCATCCTGCCGGTCCCGAACGAGAAGATGCCCGCCCTGGTGCAGGACGAGCGCCTGCCGGTCATCTCCTTCACCGGGTCCGAGAAGGTCGGCTACGCGATCATGGACTCGGTGCCGCGCAAGCACTGCACCCTGGAGCTCGGCGGCAACGGCGCGGCGGTCGTCCTCGCCGACTTCGCGTCCGACGAGGACCTGGACTGGGCCGCGACCCGTATCGCCACCTTCTCCAACTACCAGGGCGGCCAGTCCTGCATCTCCGTGCAGCGGGTCATCGCGGACGCCTCCGTGTACGACCGGCTGCTGCCCCGCGTCGTCGCCGCCGTCGAGGCCCAGGTCACCGGTGACCCCGACGACGACGCCACCGACGTCGGCCCGCTGGTCAGCGAGGACGCCGCCAAGCGCGTCGAGACCTGGGTGGACGAGGCCGTCGCCGCCGGCGCCTCCCTGCTGACCGGCGGCAAGCGCGACGGCGCCTCCTACGCGCCGACCGTCCTCACCGACGTGCCCTCGGACGTCACCCTCGCCTGCGAGGAGGTCTTCGGACCGGTGCTCACGGTGCAGAAGGTGAACGGCGAGGCGGAGGCGTTCGCCGCCGTCAACGACTCCAAGTACGGCCTCCAGGCGGGCGTGTTCACCCACGACCTGCAGGCCGCCTTCCGCGCCCACCGCGCGCTGGAGGTCGGCGGTGTCGTCATCGGTGACGTCCCCTCCTACCGCGCCGACCAGATGCCGTACGGCGGCGCCAAGCAGTCCGGCGTGGGCCGCGAGGGCGTGAAGTTCGCGATGGACGACTACACCTACGAGCGGGTCCTGGTCCTCACCGGCCTCGCTCTCTGACGCCACCCTCGGTCCGACGGCCGGAGCCCGCTGTGCGGGGGCTCCGGCCGTCGGCGTCCACGGCCCGCCGGGCCACCCGTCCGGCGCAGACGGCCCGCCGGACCGCGCCCAGGGGCCCACCGGCCCGGACGCCCGCCGCGGACCCGTGGAAGCCGGACAACGGCTGCGCGCGGGGTGGTGGCCGCGTCCGTAATCGGGTAGATACGATCGGGTAGCACCCGTCGGTAGCCAATTGGCCCATGATCCCGATTCGCGGCGAGGTGAGCCTCATGTCCGCAGCACCCCCCAAACCCACCGTCACCGAACGTGAGGCACGGCAGGTGGCCGAGGCCGCCCGCCAGCAGGAGTGGCGCAAGCCCAGCTTCGCCAAGGAGCTGTTCCTCGGGCGGTTCCGCCTCGACCTCATCCACCCCCACCCGCTGCCCACGGACGAGGCCACCCAGCGCGGCGAGGAGTTCCTCGCCAAACTGCGCGACTTCGTCGAGACCAAGGTCGACGGCGCCCTCATCGAACGCGAGGCGCGCATCCCCGACGACGTGATCGACGGGCTCAAGGAGCTCGGCGCCTTCGGCATGAAGATCGACACCAAGTACGGCGGTCTCGGCCTCGGGCAGGTCTACTACAACAAGGCCCTCACCCTGGTCGGCTCGGCCTCCCCGGCGATCGGCGTGCTGCTGTCCGCCCACCAGTCGATCGGCGTACCGCAGCCGCTGAAGCTGTTCGGCAGCCCCGAGCAGAAGGAACGCTTCCTCCCGCGCTGCGCCCGCACCGACATCAGCGCCTTCCTGCTGACCGAGCCCGACGTCGGCTCCGACCCCGCGCGCCTCGCCACCACCGCCGTGCCCGATGGGGACGACTACGTCCTCGACGGCGTGAAGCTGTGGACCACCAACGGCGTCGTCGCCGACCTCCTCGTCGTCATGGCCCGGGTGCCGAAGTCGGAGGGCCACAAGGG encodes:
- a CDS encoding aldehyde dehydrogenase family protein; the encoded protein is MTSTHAFWLAGRQVSGEDSFDVTSPWDGRVVGTVSVPTDAQTEEAVAAAYAVRDEFAATPAHVRAAALDHVSKRLVERTAEIARLISAENGKPIKWARGEVGRAVSVFRFAAEEARRFNGGEAQRLDTDAGGQGRLALTRRFPKGVVLGIAPFNFPLNLCAHKIAPAIAAGAPIILKPAPATPLSGLILGELLAETDLPAGSWSILPVPNEKMPALVQDERLPVISFTGSEKVGYAIMDSVPRKHCTLELGGNGAAVVLADFASDEDLDWAATRIATFSNYQGGQSCISVQRVIADASVYDRLLPRVVAAVEAQVTGDPDDDATDVGPLVSEDAAKRVETWVDEAVAAGASLLTGGKRDGASYAPTVLTDVPSDVTLACEEVFGPVLTVQKVNGEAEAFAAVNDSKYGLQAGVFTHDLQAAFRAHRALEVGGVVIGDVPSYRADQMPYGGAKQSGVGREGVKFAMDDYTYERVLVLTGLAL